In Mastomys coucha isolate ucsf_1 unplaced genomic scaffold, UCSF_Mcou_1 pScaffold5, whole genome shotgun sequence, one genomic interval encodes:
- the LOC116077525 gene encoding formyl peptide receptor-related sequence 3 has product MEANSSIPLNGSEVVFYDSTTSRVLWILSVIVLSIAFVVGVLGNGLVIWVAGFRMAHTVTTICYLNLALGDFSFMVTLPLHIISMVMKGKWLFGWFLCKFVLSIVHINLFVSVFLITLIAMDRCTCILHPVWAQNHRTVSLARKMVVGAWILSLLLTLPHFLFLTTVRDQRGEVHCTCNFESVVANPEEQLKVSITVSTATGIISFIIGFSLPMSFIAICYGLMAAKICRKGFLNSSRPLRVLTAVAISFFMCWFPFQLIILLGNIWNKETPNIIHILLNPASTLASFNSCLNPILYVFLGQEFREKLVHSLSASLERALREDSVLSSGKSSNFSSCPADSEL; this is encoded by the coding sequence ATGGAAGCCAACTCCTCCATCCCACTGAATGGATCAGAAGTGGTGTTTTATGATTCTACCACCTCCAGAGTTCTATGGATCCTCTCAGTGATAGTCCTCTCCATAGCCTTTGTCGTTGGTGTGCTAGGTAATGGGCTTGTGATTTGGGTGGCTGGGTTCCGGATGGCACACACTGTGACCACCATCTGTTATCTGAACCTGGCTTTGGGTGACTTTTCTTTCATGGTTACTTTACCACTACACATCATCTCAATGGTCATGAAAGGAAAATGGCTTTTTGGTTGGTTCCTTTGCAAATTTGTTCTCAGCATTGTACACATAAATCTTTTTGTAAGTGTTTTCCTGATCACTCTCATTGCCATGGATCGTTGTACTTGTATTCTGCACCCAGTATGGGCTCAAAACCACCGAACTGTGAGTCTAGCCAGGAAAATGGTTGTTGGAGCTTGgattctttctctcctgcttACCTTGCCACATTTTCTCTTCTTGACTACAGTGAGAGATCAAAGAGGTGAAGTGCACTGTACATGTAACTTTGAATCCGTGGTTGCAAATCCTGAGGAGCAATTAAAGGTGTCAATTACTGTGAGCACAGCAACAGGAATCATCAGTTTCATTATTGGCTTCAGCTTACCCATGTCCTTCATTGCCATCTGCTATGGACTCATGGCTGCCAAGATCTGCAGAAAAGGTTTTCTGAATTCCAGCCGTCCCTTACGTGTTCTCACTGCTGTAgcaatctctttctttatgtgttGGTTCCCTTTTCAATTGATTATTCTTTTAGGTAATATATGGAATAAGGAGACACCAAACATCATTCACATATTGTTGAACCCAGCAAGCACACTGGCTTCCTTCAACAGCTGTCTCAACCCAATACTCTATGTCTTTCTTGGTCAAGAATTTAGAGAGAAACTGGTACATTCCCTGTCTGCCAGTCTGGAGAGGGCCCTGCGAGAAGACTCAGTCTTAAGCAGTGGCAAAAGCAGCAACTTTTCTTCATGTCCTGCAGACTCTGAACTATAG